The DNA sequence GTGCCAATACGCTTGGGCATATTGCTCAGTGGTGCGCTGAGGGTAATACAAGTGAGTTTTGGCCTGTGGGTCGACAGATGCACTTACCCAATCTTGCACAGCTGGGTCTAGGTAAAGCAGCAGAGCTTGTATCCGGCACGCTTCCAAAAGGATTGGAAACTTCAACGGTGATTGGGTCATACGCTGCGTGCGAGGAAATTTCAAAAGGAAAAGACACGCCTTCCGGTCACTGGGAAATGGCTGGTGTTCCCGTCCTCTTTGACTGGGGATATTTCCCTAAATCCTACCCTTCTTTTCCTCAGCAATTAACGGATCGTCTCATTCAAGAAGCCAATTTACCAGGGATTCTTGGTAACAAACATGCAAGTGGAACCACAATCATTGCGGAATTGGGGGACGAACATATTGAAACAGGACAACCCATCTTTTACACGTCAGCAGATAGTGTCTTACAAATTGCCGCTCATGAAGAGCATTTTGGTTTAGACCGACTGTATGACCTTTGTTATAAAGCGCGCCAAGCTGTCGATGACTTGGACTTGAATATTGGTCGTATTATCGCACGCCCCTTTCTTGGGGATTCTAGTGCTAACTATGCCCGCACTGGCAATCGTAAAGATATTGCAACACCGCCTCACGAACCTACCCTGCTGGACCATCTTACTGAGGCCGGCCGTTCAGTTATTGCTGTGGGAAAAATTAGTGACATTTACGCAGGGTCAGGCATTTCAAAATCTATTAAAGCTTCAGGGCATGACGCTCTCTTTGAGCAAACACTCCGAGCTATGGATACAGCGCAAGACGGTGATTTAATTTTCACAAATTTTGTGGAATTTGATCAAAGTTTTGGTCATAGAAGAAATCCTGGCGGCTATGCGGATTGCCTAGAACACTTTGATCGACGCATCGTTGAGGTCACCACTAAAATGGCAGAGGATGATCTGTTAATCCTGACAGCTGATCACGGGTGTGACACAACGTGGGAAGGATCAGATCACACAAGAGAACATGTCCCCTTCCTTGCTTACAGACCAAACTTACCGGCCGAAAACATGGGCGTGAGAAAGAGCTTTGCTGATATTGGGCAAACAGTGGCCTCCTATCTTAACGTGAAACCTGTCGGTCACGGGACTAAGGCCCTTTAATAAGGAAATAATATGGAGCAATTACACAAGGCCCCTTCAGATATTTTTGACAAAGTTATTGAGGCTTGGAAAAGTTGGCGCTCTTCTTCAGAAACTATTCCCACAAAAAAGGATATCAGACCGCAAGCTCTTCATCGGTATTTGCCGCATATCGTCTTAATGGATTATGAAGGAGATGGCATAGCTCGCTATACGCTCATCGGCGAGCAAGTGAAAGAATTATACGCTCGTCAGATGGTGAACGAGAATACACATAACATTAAGCCTGCAACGCAAGAACAAATTCCTATTCATCGTCAGCTTGTCAAAGGCATCAATGACTATAGATGTGGGATTGTTACACACAGACGCCTCAATGATGAGCGTTCCATTCAATGGAACATGAAAATACTGAGCCTTCCTCTTGCAGGATCAGAAGGACGCAGTCACTTTATACTCGCGGTAAATTACATGCCTGACCGCCCTGAAGATAATTCTGCCTGGCAAAGTATGGTTAGTTTTGATGTTGAGAATACCATCATTACTGCAGTAAAGCGTTTAGACTTGGGTTTTGGTGTTTTCGACTTCCCCTCTGAAAATGCGAAAAATATTCGCGATTTGGGTATAGAAAGAATTTGTTAAGGTTTTCAGGATAGGCTTCTTTTCTAAGAGCTAGGGGAGAATACTATGGAAGCGCTGGTCAAACCACCAGCAAATGTTTTTGACGTGCTGATTACAGCATGGTTAAAATGGCGAGATCATTCAAGTTCGCCTATTCCGTGCCGCCATGAAATTCACCCGAAAGATATGACCTCTATCCTACCCTATGTGATGGTTTTAGATAACCTCAAGGAAAGTACTGCGAGCTACTCCCTTGTGGGCGAGCAAATGAAGATCATTTACACGAACAATCTAAAGTCACGCAACATAATCTCCACGCGTGCCAATGTGATCACACAGAAGAAACTGCATAAATATTTGATCGAAAATATTCAATCAAAGCACTGCGGCACCTTGACGCGACGGTTGGCTCAAGACAGTCAAAATCGTGATTGGCATTATGATGTACTTACCCTGCCTCTCCTCAATAAGGATGGCAGTTATAGCTTGATCATTACTGTTGATATGGAACCTCTTGTTGAAGATAAAAAATCGGCGTGGATGCTTGTAGACTCCCTCACAATCGATCAAGCAATTCTACTTGAAATTGAACGCCTTGATCTGGGCGAAGGAGTCTTCGACTTTCCCTACGATTTAGCTGCAGGCGTAAAGAATTGTGGTGTGCGGACTATATAAGTCCCATCTAACTCGCACAGTTTTCGCGTACTTAATAATTTTCTAGAGCCTCAGAAACGGAAACTGGCTTACCGTATAACCACCCCTGTGCATATGTTACACCGATATCCTGTAAGAATTGCTTTTGCTTCTCGTCTTCAACACATTCTCCGACGGTGGTAATATTCAATTTTGTACAGAGATCCGCCATGGAGCGAAGAAAAGAACGATTCTCCTCTTCTTCGATGCCTTTACGGATGTAAACACCATCAATTTTCACCACATCCACTTTAAGGGCTCTCAAATATTGTAAGCCAGCCGCGCCAGCGCCAAAATCATCAAGACAAACAATGTGCCCAAACTCCCTAATCCGCGATAAAATTTTATTGGTTGTCTCTAAATCATCAATCTGGCTTGATTCAGTTAATTCAAACGATAAATTCTTTCGAATATCGTCACAGTCTTCAAGAATTCTGAAAAAATGTCGCAGGAATATGGATGATTGAATTGATTTCCCAGAAATATTCACTGCCACAGAAATATTGTACCCTATACGTTTAAGCCGCTTAATAAGATGAATGACCTTCAAAGTCATCGCCAAATCAAACTCATGGATGACGCCCATTTCTTCAGCAAAACACATGAAAAAATAAGGTGATCCATCATAAACACGGTGATCAAAGCGACATAGGGCTTCATAATGATGTAGTTTGCCAGTTTCAATATGAACGATAGGCTGTAGGGCGATGTCAAAATACTCTTGTGTCACAATTGTTTTAAAAGCGCGTAGTTGCATCTTAGCTTTTTGCAATCGTTTTTCGTAATCCCCTGACACCCCGGTCAAAGAATTCGATTTGCCCCCTCTGGAAGCCTGTTGCAAACTAAAAACGGCAGCTTTTACAGCCTCTTCTTCGCTGAGGCCATCATCCCCTGTTATTGAGTCAATTCTTAAGAAATTAGTATTCGTCTTAAGGGCATTGTCAAAAGACTGCTGAATATCCGGCTTGTTTTCTACAGCCTTGATTTCGCTAGAGACATCCACTTTGCGAGGATCGTCTCGATCCGTTGCCGCTTCTATCAAAAGCTTACTCAGCTTCAAAATCCGTTCATTAAGTGGGGGCTGATCTTCATCGAAAAAGCCCGCTAACTTTAACAACGCTTGCCCTTCAGAGATGTTGAGCCCATCAGCATAATCGCTGACACGTTTAGAAAGAGAATTAAAATGATCGGTCGTGAACTGCCGATCTGGGCGCGAGGCTGGCCTTTGACTGAGAGAGGGAAGGACGAGATCTCCCGCATAGGGTCTTAACATTAATTGGTAATAAATCACACCGTCCTTGCGATGAGATGTCCCATAAAGATTAACCGCAATTTCTTTTTGATTTTCCTTCACGATCCGAAAAGGAGCAGGCCCTATTTTCCTCTGCTTATTCAATTTTCTCTTCAGCAGAGTGAACAAAGGAAGGTCATCAGGGTGCAAAGCATTCTGCAGAGAATCGCCTTTTTGCAGCATGCGGCCTAATAAATCAGGATTAGACCAAGAAATTTCCTGGATAATATCCTCGGAGTCTATCTCGAGTATGACGTCTGCCATAGCCTTTAAAAATGATTTAAAGGCTCCTTCATCTATTGCAGAAAACTCCATAACTCCTCCTCATCTCATAGCTTCAGATCCTACAATAGGCTGATTTTAATCCAAATAGATAATAAAAATGCATATAAATTAGTGCGATCCATAAAATTCCATTGGCTTTTTGCTCACAATAAGTTTACGTTCACGTCAACATAAGTCCATTATAAGGAGGAGAATATTATGACAATCTCATTTGATTACACCGGTAAAAGTGTCATCGTATTTGGCGGAACAAGCGGGATTAATCTTGGCATCGCTGAATCTTTTGCAAAAGCCGGGGCTCGCGTTGCTGTCTGCAGTAGAAACCCAGACAAGGTAAATGCAGCTGTTGACCTGCTCAAAAGTCATGGCAGTGATTCATGTGGTTATAGTTTAGATGTGCGTAACATCGAAGATGTTCAAAATGCCTTTAAAGATTTTGCGTCAAAAGTGGGCGAGATCGACATTGTTATCTCTGGGGCAGCGGGTAACTTCCCTGCTCCTGCTTTGGGTATGTCTGCCAATGGTTTCAAGTCTGTGGTTGACATTGACCTTCTTGGCACATTCCATGTGATGCAAAGCTGTTTTCAATATGTAAAAAAACCTGGCGCGTCGGTTATCAATATTTCGGCTCCACAGGCTTTCATTCCCATGATGATGCAGTCTCATGTTTGCGCAGCAAAAGCGGGTGTCGATATGTTGACCAAAACACTGGCACAAGAGTGGGGCGGCATGGGTGTTCGTATTAACAGCATTTCTCCAGGTCCGATTGACAAAACAGAGGGCATGGATCGTCTTGCTCCAACTGAGGCCATGAGAAAAGCAACAGTACAGAGCGTGCCTTTAGAGCGGATGGGTGAAAAAGATGATATTGCAAATGCTGCTTTATTCTTAAGCTCAGATGCGGCATCTTACATAAGTGGAATCGTTCTCCCTGTCGATGGTGGATGGGCAACAGCTGGGGCTGGTGCTCACATGATCGGCGCGATGATGAAAAATATGTAAACTGCAGGGTTAAATTATGACAGTCCAAAACGAGCCTTTATTGAAAGATATGTCTCTCTTAAAAAAAGCGGGATATATTAATGGTCAGTGGGTGAATGCGAAGAATGGAAAGACGTTTGACGTTATTAATCCAGCGTCAGGAGATGTTATTGCTTCAGTAGCTGACCTTGGAAAAGATGAAGCAAAAACTGCTGTAATTGCAGCAGAAAATGCCTTTTTGGACTGGCGTAAAATCACAGCAAAACAGCGTGCCATTTTATTACGAAGGTGGAATGACCTTATCCTTGAAAACCAAGAAGACCTTGCTCGATTAATGACATTTGAGCAAGGCAAGGTCATCATGGAATCTCGCCTTGAGATTGCCTATGCCGCCTCCTTCATCGAGTGGTTCGCCGAAGAAGGTAAGCGAATGAATGGGGATATCATTCCAGCCGTCGCAAATGATCGACGTCAGCTTTCTATCAAGCAACCTATCGGCGTTGTAGGAGCTATTACGCCGTGGAATTTCCCCTCAGCAATGATTACCAGAAAATGCGCTCCTGCTTTTGCCGCTGGTTGTAGCTTTGTCTGCAAACCTGCTGCAGAAACTCCTCTGTCCGCCTTAGCCCTATGCGAACTTGCAGAAAGAGCTGGCCTGCCTCCGGGTTTGTTGAATGTGATCCCAAGCACGCAGGCTCAAGAAGTAGGGGATGTCTTAACCAAAGACCCAATTGTCAAAAAATTCACTTTCACTGGCTCTACCCCGGTTGGCAAGCATTTGCTTGCCCAATGTGCCTCTACTGTGAAAAAGGCCTCAATGGAACTTGGGGGTAATGCTCCTGTCATTATTTTTGAGGATGCAGATTTAGAAAAGGCCGTTCTAGGTGCGCTCGGGTCAAAATATCGTAATGCTGGACAAACATGCATCTGTGCGAACCGCATCTTAGTCCAAGAAAATATCTACAATGACTTCTTGAAAGCATTCACTGAAAAAGTGAGTGAATTCATCCTTGGAGATGGCCTTAATGAGAATAACACAATGGGCCCTGTTATTTCAGAGCAAGCTGTGCATAAAATTCAAGCCCTCGTGGATGATGCAAAAGCAAAAGGGGCGACGATAGTAACCGGCGGCGCACAAACCCAAGGTCAATTCTTCAGTCCAACCATCATCGCTGATGTCACTGAAGATATGCGCCTTTTCAGCGAAGAAAT is a window from the Temperatibacter marinus genome containing:
- a CDS encoding phosphopentomutase, with translation MARAIILVLDSLGIGYTPDAVTFGDKGANTLGHIAQWCAEGNTSEFWPVGRQMHLPNLAQLGLGKAAELVSGTLPKGLETSTVIGSYAACEEISKGKDTPSGHWEMAGVPVLFDWGYFPKSYPSFPQQLTDRLIQEANLPGILGNKHASGTTIIAELGDEHIETGQPIFYTSADSVLQIAAHEEHFGLDRLYDLCYKARQAVDDLDLNIGRIIARPFLGDSSANYARTGNRKDIATPPHEPTLLDHLTEAGRSVIAVGKISDIYAGSGISKSIKASGHDALFEQTLRAMDTAQDGDLIFTNFVEFDQSFGHRRNPGGYADCLEHFDRRIVEVTTKMAEDDLLILTADHGCDTTWEGSDHTREHVPFLAYRPNLPAENMGVRKSFADIGQTVASYLNVKPVGHGTKAL
- a CDS encoding PAS domain-containing protein — translated: MEQLHKAPSDIFDKVIEAWKSWRSSSETIPTKKDIRPQALHRYLPHIVLMDYEGDGIARYTLIGEQVKELYARQMVNENTHNIKPATQEQIPIHRQLVKGINDYRCGIVTHRRLNDERSIQWNMKILSLPLAGSEGRSHFILAVNYMPDRPEDNSAWQSMVSFDVENTIITAVKRLDLGFGVFDFPSENAKNIRDLGIERIC
- a CDS encoding PAS domain-containing protein, whose translation is MEALVKPPANVFDVLITAWLKWRDHSSSPIPCRHEIHPKDMTSILPYVMVLDNLKESTASYSLVGEQMKIIYTNNLKSRNIISTRANVITQKKLHKYLIENIQSKHCGTLTRRLAQDSQNRDWHYDVLTLPLLNKDGSYSLIITVDMEPLVEDKKSAWMLVDSLTIDQAILLEIERLDLGEGVFDFPYDLAAGVKNCGVRTI
- a CDS encoding EAL domain-containing protein; translated protein: MEFSAIDEGAFKSFLKAMADVILEIDSEDIIQEISWSNPDLLGRMLQKGDSLQNALHPDDLPLFTLLKRKLNKQRKIGPAPFRIVKENQKEIAVNLYGTSHRKDGVIYYQLMLRPYAGDLVLPSLSQRPASRPDRQFTTDHFNSLSKRVSDYADGLNISEGQALLKLAGFFDEDQPPLNERILKLSKLLIEAATDRDDPRKVDVSSEIKAVENKPDIQQSFDNALKTNTNFLRIDSITGDDGLSEEEAVKAAVFSLQQASRGGKSNSLTGVSGDYEKRLQKAKMQLRAFKTIVTQEYFDIALQPIVHIETGKLHHYEALCRFDHRVYDGSPYFFMCFAEEMGVIHEFDLAMTLKVIHLIKRLKRIGYNISVAVNISGKSIQSSIFLRHFFRILEDCDDIRKNLSFELTESSQIDDLETTNKILSRIREFGHIVCLDDFGAGAAGLQYLRALKVDVVKIDGVYIRKGIEEEENRSFLRSMADLCTKLNITTVGECVEDEKQKQFLQDIGVTYAQGWLYGKPVSVSEALENY
- a CDS encoding SDR family oxidoreductase, which codes for MTISFDYTGKSVIVFGGTSGINLGIAESFAKAGARVAVCSRNPDKVNAAVDLLKSHGSDSCGYSLDVRNIEDVQNAFKDFASKVGEIDIVISGAAGNFPAPALGMSANGFKSVVDIDLLGTFHVMQSCFQYVKKPGASVINISAPQAFIPMMMQSHVCAAKAGVDMLTKTLAQEWGGMGVRINSISPGPIDKTEGMDRLAPTEAMRKATVQSVPLERMGEKDDIANAALFLSSDAASYISGIVLPVDGGWATAGAGAHMIGAMMKNM
- a CDS encoding NAD-dependent succinate-semialdehyde dehydrogenase, with protein sequence MTVQNEPLLKDMSLLKKAGYINGQWVNAKNGKTFDVINPASGDVIASVADLGKDEAKTAVIAAENAFLDWRKITAKQRAILLRRWNDLILENQEDLARLMTFEQGKVIMESRLEIAYAASFIEWFAEEGKRMNGDIIPAVANDRRQLSIKQPIGVVGAITPWNFPSAMITRKCAPAFAAGCSFVCKPAAETPLSALALCELAERAGLPPGLLNVIPSTQAQEVGDVLTKDPIVKKFTFTGSTPVGKHLLAQCASTVKKASMELGGNAPVIIFEDADLEKAVLGALGSKYRNAGQTCICANRILVQENIYNDFLKAFTEKVSEFILGDGLNENNTMGPVISEQAVHKIQALVDDAKAKGATIVTGGAQTQGQFFSPTIIADVTEDMRLFSEEIFGPVAPVFTFKTEEDAIKMANDTPFGLAAYFYSRDIGRVWRVSEALDYGMIGANEVGITSEVIPFGGWKESGLGREGSACGIDEYLEIKYICMGGL